TACTTAAGCCATAAACACCTGCCTGAATGAGGGTGAGTGTGCCTGCAATAATAATGGCTTCTTTTAAGCTGAACATTCTTGAGTCGAGTTCGGGCGAAGTTGTACTGGGCTCTGCTTTACGCAATAAAATGAAAGCCCAGATTGCTAAAACTGCTAATGCAATAAGGGTAGGAAATATAATCAACTTAAACCAAGCAAAGCTAATTCCAATCACAATAATTAAAGTTTGAATGAGTGTTGAAACACACGACATTAATGCAGCGCCTGCATTTGTAGTTGCATTGGCTCTGCCAGAGCGTACTTCTAAACCTAAACTGGCAATGGACGCTGTACTGGAAACAAATCCCGAAGCTAAAGAAGAGAGTAATAAAGCGTTTTTAGATGAGAGTAACCGTTTCGCAATATGGGCGAGTGCTTGTACAAATAAGATCAAAGTGAGTAATTTTAAAATCACATGCGGATTTAAAACTGGGCCCCAAAAGGGTTTATTGGGTACTAAAGGCAGTGCTATTAACAGCAAGGCAAGTAGAAAAATACCATCACGCAATTCCGATTCGGTAATCCACTGACTGGCAATGCCATGCATAGACTGCTTTGCCAGTAAAATAATGGTCATGATTACGGCGAGGCCAGCAGCGAGCGAAATATTCCAAATACAAAGTGCCCCAATAAAGTAAGTCATAATAAA
This genomic stretch from Acinetobacter oleivorans DR1 harbors:
- a CDS encoding MgtC/SapB family protein, giving the protein MELPMTMSLQTTSFEEFITVIAAALGCGLLIGLERERSKLKHEYKTFAGFRSFAISSLLGAICFLFGTEIGIVGALLIGAISIVSLKNQPNDPGVTTELAFIMTYFIGALCIWNISLAAGLAVIMTIILLAKQSMHGIASQWITESELRDGIFLLALLLIALPLVPNKPFWGPVLNPHVILKLLTLILFVQALAHIAKRLLSSKNALLLSSLASGFVSSTASIASLGLEVRSGRANATTNAGAALMSCVSTLIQTLIIVIGISFAWFKLIIFPTLIALAVLAIWAFILLRKAEPSTTSPELDSRMFSLKEAIIIAGTLTLIQAGVYGLSISLGDAGLIAGTLLASLFEIHAAIAAVIVQGEPDSTHMTPLLIAFLGGFAVHALAKSVNSAISGGLRYALAFVPAQLIHMAIFISLLWLNIHWF